One region of Flavobacteriales bacterium genomic DNA includes:
- a CDS encoding universal stress protein translates to MRSITALIDHTEISQKVIEFTKQIARHQGVKAHLLTVVPKGDNKRSEECRSRLTEYNKEFYEAGLDVELHMIEGSFFDIVEGAVDKLHTSLVIIGTHGKKGLKQHIFGSNILKLVQMLNVPSLVVQDSSEWHAGGFAKVLFPIAEHSQFEMKMQQTRELMDPNGMVELYTIYKTDRLNDETAENVTKCQGFFEAEGIKYRLVEEEAKIYSVGYARQTIAYAGESNPHLISIMAQAAGDTKVFGNVDKENVILNELGIAVLCCH, encoded by the coding sequence ATGAGATCCATCACAGCACTGATCGATCATACCGAAATATCTCAGAAAGTTATCGAATTCACCAAGCAGATCGCCCGTCATCAGGGCGTTAAAGCGCATTTGCTCACTGTTGTTCCCAAGGGCGATAACAAGCGTTCGGAGGAGTGCCGGTCGAGGCTCACGGAATACAATAAGGAATTCTATGAGGCGGGGTTGGATGTGGAATTACACATGATAGAGGGGAGCTTTTTCGATATCGTCGAAGGAGCGGTGGACAAGTTGCATACTTCGCTCGTGATCATTGGCACGCACGGTAAAAAAGGTTTGAAGCAACATATTTTCGGTTCAAACATTCTGAAGCTGGTGCAGATGCTGAATGTGCCATCACTGGTCGTTCAAGACAGTTCGGAATGGCATGCGGGCGGATTCGCAAAGGTGTTATTCCCGATCGCGGAACACAGCCAGTTCGAGATGAAGATGCAACAGACTCGAGAGCTCATGGATCCGAATGGAATGGTGGAATTGTACACCATTTACAAGACCGATCGGCTCAATGACGAAACGGCCGAGAATGTGACCAAGTGTCAAGGGTTCTTTGAGGCCGAAGGGATCAAGTACCGGTTGGTCGAAGAAGAAGCCAAGATTTACAGTGTGGGCTATGCCCGCCAAACGATCGCCTATGCCGGTGAAAGTAATCCTCATTTGATCAGTATCATGGCTCAGGCCGCGGGTGATACCAAAGTGTTCGGAAACGTTGACAAAGAGAATGTGATCCTCAATGAATTGGGGATAGCAGTGCTGTGCTGCCATTGA